The following are from one region of the Dreissena polymorpha isolate Duluth1 chromosome 2, UMN_Dpol_1.0, whole genome shotgun sequence genome:
- the LOC127869541 gene encoding uncharacterized protein LOC127869541 — MAEHGSSNAEEIDNDAPDLSKQLSTMLEDEGITYEIVMARRITFLMIEAGLTMLGKISNIPIEHFFFGSHSEGSTTLGLRSDIDVLRRIPSINVMRGDSKTWKKGMLNCMMLGIEDYPQHFNMQVFRSDKPEPVKAKTTFCNGMLISHGIDCVILSSEFYRKHFEMFGKYWSDNQSAHSEGPSASFKLGNGDIDTVHALCVSVDILELQTWLDRPRKGNWPPQKLFEEAKHCVWFLVPAGGSAWRLSPNLIERKLMFSLNITQLKCYVLLKLIKRDITTEMEQGEQGKLTSFHCKTVLFYTLERAQDPPWQECNLVLLLKLCLQTLQTFLKDGVCPHYIIDRVNLFDGKLNRTQRHIVHNKVTVLIDNNLQGFVSKLGYATRLSTDQRFISHVCMRSKFSFERIQWFHILMLDFHGFISKPIDDVEYQLTTLIDNCKEIINCHKANVFEIQAAREILTTVLSFRGSIQATPAIQSGVTITQDVMDSFKESVQVGDVANQINNFSEMLLCGNLASEIKDYPINKHAIEIFEKALETNGFSSRLKLASVMYCSGNLQSAKFILEYAERHFHRFTMKNACRCFSNYNRDIEHRYPFENKPNPNIESKIALCIIFLSNEAPCVPPVLLYEMTKTGFAPDNIEKMSVKIELHGEARLDSRVFMYYLQYLTYGGLGIREKQNIVLTKFEDYISTHIDDRLLDLHFDHGLGRNLEVSHMATALNLLGHCWEMEGDLSKAFSKYALSQDRKPNNNPANWHIGRLSGDSPDQ, encoded by the coding sequence ATCGACAACGATGCCCCGGACTTGTCTAAACAACTCTCCACAATGCTTGAGGATGAAGGAATTACATATGAAATCGTGATGGCAAGGCGCATTACATTCCTGATGATAGAGGCTGGTTTAACAATGCTAGGCAAAATAAGCAATATACCAATCGAGCATTTCTTTTTTGGGAGCCATTCAGAAGGCTCGACAACGCTAGGGCTGCGGTCCGACATAGACGTGTTACGTCGTATACCATCTATTAATGTCATGAGAGGGGATTCGAAAACATGGAAAAAAGGAATGCTGAATTGTATGATGCTTGGTATTGAGGATTATCCACAACATTTTAATATGCAGGTTTTCAGAAGCGATAAGCCCGAACCAGTGAAAGCAAAAACAACTTTTTGCAATGGCATGCTCATAAGTCATGGAATAGATTGCGTAATATTAAGCTCTGAGTTTTATCGGAAACATTTCGAAATGTTTGGAAAATATTGGAGCGACAATCAATCTGCCCACAGCGAGGGACCTTCTGCTAGTTTTAAATTAGGAAATGGCGATATAGACACTGTGCACGCACTGTGCGTATCAGTTGACATTCTTGAACTGCAGACGTGGCTAGACAGGCCCCGAAAGGGTAATTGGCCACCCCAAAAATTGTTTGAGGAAGCGAAACATTGCGTGTGGTTCCTTGTACCGGCAGGAGGGTCAGCGTGGAGATTATCGCCGAATCTTATTGAAAGAAAACTCATGTTCAGTTTAAATATTACCCAGCTGAAATGTTATGTATTGCTGAAACTAATCAAGCGCGATATTACAACAGAAATGGAACAAGGCGAACAAGGCAAACTTACGAGTTTTCACTGCAAAACAGTATTGTTTTATACACTCGAAAGAGCGCAAGATCCCCCCTGGCAAGAATGTAACTTAGTCTTGTTATTGAAACTATGTCTTCAAACGCTCCAAACATTTCTTAAAGATGGTGTATGCCCTCATTATATCATTGACCGTGTTAATCTGTTTGACGGTAAACTAAATAGAACACAACGTCACATAGTACATAACAAGGTGACGGTACTCATAGATAACAACCTGCAGGGGTTTGTAAGTAAACTTGGATACGCAACACGATTGTCCACTGACCAACGTTTCATTTCTCATGTGTGTATGCGCAGTAAATTCTCATTTGAAAGGATACAGTGGTTCCATATTCTTATGCTTGATTTCCATGGCTTCATCAGTAAACCAATCGATGATGTTGAGTATCAGCTCACCACACTAATTGACAACtgcaaagaaataataaattgtcaCAAAGCGAATGTATTTGAAATACAAGCAGCTAGGGAAATATTGACAACTGTTTTGTCTTTTCGAGGCTCTATTCAAGCGACTCCAGCTATTCAAAGCGGCGTCACGATTACCCAAGAtgtcatggacagtttcaaggaatCGGTACAAGTCGGTGATGTCGcaaatcaaatcaataatttTTCAGAAATGCTACTCTGTGGTAATCTTGCTTCTGAAATAAAAGATTATCCGATTAATAAACATGCCATTGAAATCTTCGAAAAGGCCCTTGAGACAAATGGATTCTCAAGTCGACTGAAATTAGCATCTGTCATGTATTGCTCGGGCAATTTGCAGTCGGCAAAATTTATTCTTGAATATGCAGAACGTCATTTTCACCGGTTCACTATGAAGAACGCATGTCGGTGTTTCAGTAATTACAATCGGGACATAGAGCACCGATACCCGTTTGAAAATAAACCAAATCCTAATATTGAAAGCAAAATTGCcttatgcattatttttctttctaATGAGGCACCGTGCGTTCCCCCTGTGCTTTTGTATGAAATGACCAAAACAGGATTTGCACCTGATAACATAGAAAAAATGAGTGTAAAAATAGAATTGCATGGTGAGGCTAGATTGGATTCTCGCGTATTCATGTATTATCTGCAATACCTCACGTACGGGGGACTTGGCATTCGGGAAAAACAGAACATTGTCTTGACGAAATTCGAAGACTACATTTCAACGCATATTGATGATCGCCTCTTGGATCTCCATTTTGATCACGGTCTTGGTCGTAACCTCGAGGTATCCCATATGGCGACTGCATTGAACCTGCTCGGCCACTGCTGGGAGATGGAAGGGGATCTGAGCAAAGCATTCAGTAAATACGCGCTATCCCAAGATAGAAAGCCAAACAACAACCCGGCCAACTGGCACATTGGAAGACTTTCGGGCGATTCACCAGATCAATAA